In the genome of Maribacter forsetii DSM 18668, the window GTAGTGCTGTGTTAATGAGTCATTTGGGAAGACCAAAAGGGGAACGCAATCCAGATTTGTCTTTAAGTCATATCGTAGATGCTGTTTCTGATGTTATTGGTGTAGCTGTAAAGTTTGTTGCAGATTGTGTTGGTGAAGAAGCCGAAAAAGCTGTTGCGGAATTAAAAAGTGGAGAGGTACTTTTATTGGAGAACCTTAGATTTCATAGCGAAGAAGAAAAAGGATACGAAGCTTTTGCTGAGCAACTTTCTAAATTAGGGGATATATATGTTAATGATGCTTTTGGTACGGCTCACCGTGCACATGCATCAACTACAGTAATAGCTAAATTTTTTCCGGAAGCTAAATGTTTTGGATATTTATTGGCGAAAGAAATAGAAGCAATCGATAAAGTGATGGCTACTGGTGAAAAACCTGTTTTGGCAATTCTTGGCGGGGCAAAGGTTTCTTCTAAGATTACGATTATTGAAAACATACTTGATAAGATAGATGATCTTATCATTGGTGGAGGTATGACTTATACCTTTATTAAGGCTCAGGGAGGTAAAATAGGAGATTCTATTTGTGAAGACGATAAAATGGAACTTGCTATGGAGATTCTTGAACAGGCTAAACAGAAGAATGTAAACGTTCATATACCTGTAGACGTAATTGCTGCGGATGCTTTTGATGCAAATGCAAAAACCCAAGTGGTAGATGTAGATAAAATACCAGATGGTTGGCAAGGATTAGATGCCGGACCTGATACGTTACAAAACTTCAAAAAAGTGATTCTAGCCTCTAAAACAATTCTTTGGAACGGACCAATTGGTGTTTTTGAAATGGAGAAATTTGCTGCCGGGACCATAGCTGTTGGTGATTATATTGCCGAAGCTACCAAAGAAGGTGCATTTTCTTTAGTTGGTGGTGGAGATTCAGTTGCCGCAGTGAAACAATTTGGCTTTGAAAACAAAGTTAGTTATGTATCAACAGGCGGAGGTGCAATGTTAGAAAGTTTAGAAGGTAAAACATTACCTGGGATCGCTGCTATATTAGACTAGTAAAGGGGTTATCGATAAACGGCATATAACGAAAATTTGTGCATTTTAAGAGAAATTATTTTATTCTCATTAAAAAATGTACGATTTTCGTTTGTTCCGTTAACATATTTTCACCCCATTATGAAAAAATTAGCCTATAACTGTTTTTATATTTTAGGATTAAGCTTAGTTCCCATTGTAGGATTGGCACAACAACAGGAAACAGTCACAACTGTTTCAGACTCTTTGACCACTACTACAATAGTCGTAAGTGATTCATTAAAAAATGCAGCTCCGTTAGGTCAATTGAATATCGTACAAAGCTCTCAAACAGAAGATTTAACGCTATTTAAACCAACAGAATCCTCTTCTTATGATCTTCAGGATAACGCGCTGGCAGCCAAGTTTGATAGTCTTTGGATGAAAGAATTGGTTGAGGCGGCACCTCTTTACAATGAAATGTACGAGGAAATCTTAGTTGAGCCCGATACAGCCTCTACTTTCGTTTTAGATTTGCCTACAGATACATTGAAGATGCGTTTGGCAAGATTAAACGCAAAAACACCTTTTAACGTTGAATACAATAAGTCTTTAGAAAGTGTTATCAAATCATTTTTGACCAGAAAAAGGGGGTTAATGGAGCGCATGCTTACCATTAGCCAATTTTACTTTCCTTTATTTGAACAAGAATTTGACAATAAGAATATTCCGTTAGAAATGAAATATTTGTCTATTGTTGAATCTGCATTAAATCCTAAAGCACGTTCAAGAGTGGGGGCAACAGGTCTTTGGCAGTTTATGTACGGTACGGGTAAAGAAATGAAATTGAATATCAATAGTTATGTAGATGAGCGTAGCGACCCTATAAAATCTACAGCTGCAGCTGCTAACTATCTAAACAGATTACATAGAATATATGATGATTGGGATTTGGCTTTAGCCGCGTATAATTCTGGTCCAGGTAATGTAAACAAGGCTATACGCAGAAGTGGCGGGCAGCGTAATTACTGGAATATTAGAAGAAACCTACCAAGGGAAACTGCGGGTTACGTTCCGGCTTTTCAAGCAACCATGTATATTTTTGAATATGCAGAAGAACATGGTCTAAAAACTAAAATAGCAGATCGCGCTTATTTTGAAACAGATACCATTCATGTAAAAAGCCTAATTACATTTGACCAAATTTCTGAATTGGCAGCTATTGACAAAGAAGAATTAAAGGTGCTTAACCCTCATTATAAATTAGACGTTATTCCTTTTATAGAAGGAAAACCTAATGCACTAAGATTACCAGTTCATAAAATGGGAAAATTTGTAGCTAATGAAAAGGCTATTTATGCCCACGTTGAAAAAGAATTAAAAGAAAAAGAAGGTCTTGTAGCTGAAATAGAAAAGCAAGCAGAGGCTAATAGTATTCGTTATAGAGTAAGGGATGGTGATTTTCTTGGTAAAATTGCGGAACGTTACGGAGTACGTGTAAGCCAGCTAAAGCAATGGAACGGATTACGAAGTAATAATTTGCGTATAGGACAACGTTTAACTATTTACCCAAGAAAGAATGCTAGTTCCTCTGTAAAACCTAAGGAAACCCCTTCTAGAACTACGGTTGCCAGTAATTCTAAAACTCATGAGGTAAGAAGTGGAGACTCTTTATGGACCATTTCTAGAAAATATCCTGGTGTAACTATTGAAAATTTACGAAAGTGGAACGGTATTAGTGGTAATAATTTAAAGCTAGGCACAAAACTTAAATTGTGCGACTGTTCATCGTAAATTAAAACACCAATGAAAAAAAGAATTTTACTTTGTTTTATGGCAATTTTGGGATTGTCAATTGCCTGTAAAGAAGAGGGCAAAGCAGATTACTTACCAGAATCTGTAGGCGCTATGAATACCTTAACAGTGGTTATTGATAACGACCTTTGGAATAGTAGTGTAGGTGATGCTATTCGTGAAAATTATACAGCTGCTGCTCAAGGTCTTACCTGGGATGAAGCTCTTTTTAGCGTAACACAAATACCACAACAGATTTTTTCCGGTGCCATACGCAATACCAGTTCTATATTGTATGTTATGGAAGATACCCTAAATGTAGCGCACATGAAATCTAACATGTATGCCAAGCCACAGAAAGTAGGTGTCATCAAAGGATTGAATAAAGAAGAGTTAATAGCAAATATCCATAAAACCGCACCAGAGTTTATTGCCGATTTTAAAGCATTGGAAATTAGTAAGGCACAAAAGCGTTTTGAGAAGTCTTTGAATAAAGAAAAGGCGCTAGAGGACAAGTTTGATATTTCAATGAAAATACCTTCTATTTATAGAGTGGGTAGAGAAGAAGATAACTTTGTATGGATCGATCGTCAAATTCAGAAGGGAAACATGAATATTATCGCATACACAATGCCATGGGATAGTTTTCAGAACGATTCTACTTTTGTACAGGATATTATAAAGATGCGTGATTCTATTGGCGGACTTTATATTGGTGGTGAAGATATACCTGGCAAGCAAAATCATATGATTACAGAAAAAGCATTTTCTCCATATGTCTTCCCTGCTGAGGTTTCAAGTAAAAAAGCAGCTGAGGTAAGGGGAATCTGGGAAATGTCGGCTTACCCTATGGCAGGTCCGTTTTTGACCTATATTATTAGCGATAAAGAGAATAATCGTAAGTTGGTTCTTGAAGGTTTTGTTTTTGCTCCGGCAACCAAAAAGAGAGATTACATGTTTGAATTGGAAGCAATCATGAAATCTGTGCAATTCGATATAAAAGAATCAAGTAAATAAACGGATACCTATAATTTTAGAAAGTAAAAGGCTCAGGAATTTCCTGAGCCTTTTTTATAAGTATTCGTCACGCTTTTAGAACTAATTCGTTAATTAGCATATATCTATAGATTACTGAAAGAAAACCCAGTAGATACTCTAAATATTAATGCATAAGCGGCGTATGCAATCAATATAAAACACAACCATGAGAATATTTTAAAGTAATGCTCCAAAATGAAACTTTTCCAGTTTCTAAAGGCTTCAATGTATATTTCTTTTACTAGAGTAATTTTTTCCATATTCTATAATTTAGGGTGAAACTTTGGGTAAAGGTGTTCAATCTTAATGCCTTTATTGAAAAGTTTAGGTAAAAAACCCAATTACTCTATAAACTGTAAAAGGTTTAAATACACACCTTTTAAGTGTAAAAAATGATAGATTAACCGCATGATTAAATTTTTGTGGTTAGTCGGTAAAAAGAAGCTGGTTCAACTCATAGTGAATGTATTATAAAACAAAAGACCCGCAATTTAGCGGGTCTTTTTATAGTTGTTAATTAAATTTACATATCTACAATAATAAACTCTGATCTACGGTTGAGGTAGTGTTGTTCTTCTGTACAGCGAACGGTACCGTCACATTCATTTATTAAGCGTTCTTCACCGTAACCAATAGCACTTTCAATTCGGCTTGCGTCTATACCTTGAGAAATAATATAATCTCTGGTAGATTTGGCACGTTTGTCTGATAGGTATTTGTTATATGCCGCAGCACCTCTTGAATCTGTATGGGATTCTATTTTTATGACCATATTGGGCGAGTCGTTCATTACTTCAATTAACTTGTCAAGTTCAACAGCTGCGTCTGTGCGTATATATGACTTGTCAAAATCAAAGTGGATCATTTCTGTCTTAAGTTTCTTAATACCGTTCTCAACGGCAATCATATCGTTAAGTTTTCTCATGGATACGTCAACATTGACGATTTCATTGTCCTTAGTTGCCGCTTCTCTGGTATCATCAAAGTACGTACCTTTTGTAGTCTTAAGAACATATCTTGTATCTGCATCTAAATCTTCGAAAATGAAGCTACCGTTTTCATCGGTTTGCATTTCCTTAAGTTTGATGTTGTTCTCGTCAAGTAATTCTACTAATGCATTTGGCATTAAATCACCGGTAATCAATTCTGTTACAATACCGGAAATGGCATTTATACTGGTTGGTATTTCTTCAAGTTGTAAAGTTTTAAAAGAATAGATATCGTCATCTCCCTTACCACCATCACGATTAGATGCAAAATATCCTTTTTGAGTTTCTTCATTAACTATAAATGAAAAATCATCTTTACTACTATTTACAGGCTTACCTACATTACGTACTTCTAAAAAGCCAGCTTCATCATCAAAGGCAACTTCAAATACATCTAAGCCACCTAAACCTACATGGCCATCCGAAGAGAAATATAACTTCTTGTCATTTATAAAAGGAAACATTTCTTTATGCTCCGTATTAATTTCAGGTCCAAGATTTCGTGGAGAAGAGAAAGAACCGTCTTCTAATACATCTACTACGAAAATATCTGTCTCACCAATACTACCTGGCATATCAGAAACAAAATATAATTGCTTTCCGTCAGGGCTCAAAGCAGGGTGACCGGTAGAGTAATTGTCACTGTTAAAAGAAACCTCTTCTGCCTCCAACCATTCATCGTTAACCTTCTTGGAACGATAAATTTTAAGGTGATTAATTCCGTTTTTATCCCTTCTTAGTTTTTTACCATAATTGTTTCTAGTAAAATACATGGTCTCATTGTCAGGAGAGAAAGCCACTGAAGCTTCATGATATTTTGTGTTAATTTTTTTAGAGAACTTTATGGCGTCTTTAAAATCTTGTGATTCTTCATTTACCTTTGCAACAAATAAATCTAAATAGGGCTGGTTGTTCCATTTGTACTTTCTAGAGGTAAATATTGAAGAATCTTTTGCCGATGCATAAACCACTTCTTTACCGCCATAGTACATAGGTGAGAATTCTGAGTATTTAGAGTTAATAGAAAGATTGTTTATATCGAATTTTTCTTCCATTCTCAATAAGCCGTCTAAAACAATTTCATTCCGTTCGGTATTTTGTACTATCTCTTCCCCTGCCAATTTTCTATTGTATAGCTTTAATAGACGTTTAGATCTTTTATAATTTCCAATACCTTTAAGAGAGTGTGCATATTTAAATAGGTAGTCAGAACTCATGTCAGACTCATATTTAGTATACAGTATGTTATACCACTTATAGGCATTCTCCATATCGGTATTGAAGTAATGGGCATCGCCTGCTTTCTTTAAAACATCATATGAATACGCTTTTTCTCCTTTGGACAATGCTTGCTCATAAATTTTAGCAGCCTCTGCGTACCACATTTTATCAAAATATTCATCTGCCCTTTTTATTTGTTTAGTTTTAGCGGATGGGTCGTTTTCTTTAGATGTGCTAAGCATTTCATAAGAAATATCTTCTACAGGTATTGGGTCTGTTACTGTATTAGTTTCTGGTGTAGTTTGTAATTCTAGAGTTGTGTCAATTTTCGAAACTGTAGTAGCTTCGTTATTAGAATAAATATCGTTGTTGATCATTTTAAGAACCCAAACCTCATTATCATAACGATTATTAAATTCTGTTGAACAGTCGTTAAGGGCTTCTTCCCAAGAAGTATAATGATTTAAATAAAGATAGTAGAGTTGGTTTTGTGGGTTTTGAAAATACCCAGCATTAAACCCTTTTTTAGAAAGTTTCTTTACTTGAGACTTTAAATTTTTACTTTTAGAAAAAGTACCCGAAATAACGTAGTAACCATTTTCAGCTTCTTCAATATCATAAAAGGCCCTGTAAGGAATTGAAAGCGCATCGGCAGCTCTTTGAAAATTCTTTTTGTCATTTTCCTCGTCTTCTGAAACAACGGGGTTATTGATATTATTTGACACTTCAGATTCAAGTTCATCTTGGAAACCTTGTGCTTGGGCAAAAACGATAAAGACCAGAAAAAATAAATTCAAAACACTTCTCATAGACATAATTCTTAGTTGAACGTTACAATCAACTGGGGTTTTAAGTATAGTACCAACGGTTAGTTAGAGATTTTTAGTACTATATATCTAACGAAATTAGCAGTAAAGTGATATTCTAAATATTAAATGTTGTGAAAGAGGGTTTTTATGTCGTGTATGTGTAGTATTAGGTAGCCTTAGACTGCGAAAACTCCAGTTAAACGGTTTAATTGTACGTTTTGTAGATGATTTAATAATATAGATTGATTGTCTATTCTGGCAACCACAATATTGAAAACAAAAAAAGCCCTGATTATCAGGGCTTTATAAATTATGTGAGCGACTATTTTAGTTATTGGTCGTTCTTCTTCTCTTCTAGTTGTTCATCTTCTTTGGAAGCATCCTTAAATTCTTTGATTCCACTACCTAATCCTCTCATTAGTTCCGGAATTTTTTTTCCTCCGAATAATAGTAGAATTACGACTACCACTAATATGATTTGTGGAGCGCCTATGGCTAAAAAAGTAGATAATATTGTCATAAGACTATGATTTAAAATGGATTTCAAAGATACTAAAAAGTACTAAAGAAAAGAGCAGTAAATGTAAATAGGTTTTACTTAATCGACAATTTAACTATAAATTAAGTAGATAGGTGATAACAGTAGTAACTAATGCTATTATATTTCACTTAAGAAACGGTAAAAACTAAAATTCTAAGTTTATCTTTGTTAAGATGGCCAAAAAGAAAGTCAAAAAAAGAAAGGAAATAAAAAGGAAACTTCTTCACAAGTATCGTTTGGTAATACTAAACGAAAGTACTTTTGAAGAGAAAATTTCTTTTAAGTTAAGTAGACTTAATGTATTTGTGACGGGATCACTATTTATGATTACCTTAATAGGGCTTACAACACTACTTATTGCCTTTACGCCATTACGAGAATATATACCGGGTTATTCATCTACTAGACTAAAAAAAGAAGCTACAGAACTTACCTATAAAACAGATTCTTTAATTAGAACTTTAAATTATACCAATAAGTATTTAGATAATATTCGTATGGTATTAAAGGGTGATATTGAAAATAACGTTGTCAATAGAGATTCTCTTTTTCAACAGTTTAAATTGGATCCCGCTTCCGTAGATTTAAACCCCATTAAAGAAGATTCATTATTGCGGGCAGAAGTTGCACTTGAAGATAAATACAACTTATTCGAAAGAACAATTGACAAGAAAAATTTGGTCTTGTTCACTCCCGTTTCAGGATCAGTTACAATGGGTTTTAATCCGAATGAAAAACATTATGCAGTAGATATCACTGCTAAAACCGATAGCCCTGTAAAGGCAGTTGCAAACGGTACGGTCATTTTTTCTGAATGGACGGCAGATACAGGATATGTAATTATAATTGAGCACGAAGGCGGATTATTAAGTGTGTATAAGCACAACGGTTCTTTGTCTAAATATCAAGGTAATATTGTAAGAGGCGGTGAAGTAATTGCTGCTGTAGGTAATACGGGCGAGCTTACCACAGGACCTCATCTACATTTTGAAATTTGGGACAACGGAACACCTATTGATCCTTTAAATTATATAGATTTTAATTAGAACGAAATGTCTTTAAAGACCATTGCTGCCAAAATATTTGCACATCGCATTGCCAAGAGAACGGCTAAATGGGTAGATAACCCTATTGAAACACAAGAAAAGGTTTTTAGAAGCTTAATTTCAAAGGCAAGCGATACTAGGTTTGGTAAGGATCATGGTTTTAAAACCATTAAAAAGCATAGCGATTTTATAGCTCAGGTTCCTATTAGGGATTACGAAGAACTTAAGGATTATGTGAATTTATCAGTCGCAGGGGAAGAAGATATTCTATGGCCGGGAAAACCATTATACTTTGCAAAAACCTCTGGAACTACTTCTGGAGCAAAATATATACCCATTACAGAAGGTAGTATTAAAGAACAAGTAAAAGCATCTAGAAATGCCATTCTTAATTACATACATGAAAGTGGTAATGCAGATTTTGTA includes:
- a CDS encoding phosphoglycerate kinase, with the translated sequence MKVLNDFNFEDKKALIRVDFNVPLNDQFEVTDNTRIQAAKPTIIKVLEDGGSAVLMSHLGRPKGERNPDLSLSHIVDAVSDVIGVAVKFVADCVGEEAEKAVAELKSGEVLLLENLRFHSEEEKGYEAFAEQLSKLGDIYVNDAFGTAHRAHASTTVIAKFFPEAKCFGYLLAKEIEAIDKVMATGEKPVLAILGGAKVSSKITIIENILDKIDDLIIGGGMTYTFIKAQGGKIGDSICEDDKMELAMEILEQAKQKNVNVHIPVDVIAADAFDANAKTQVVDVDKIPDGWQGLDAGPDTLQNFKKVILASKTILWNGPIGVFEMEKFAAGTIAVGDYIAEATKEGAFSLVGGGDSVAAVKQFGFENKVSYVSTGGGAMLESLEGKTLPGIAAILD
- a CDS encoding LysM peptidoglycan-binding domain-containing protein, which encodes MKKLAYNCFYILGLSLVPIVGLAQQQETVTTVSDSLTTTTIVVSDSLKNAAPLGQLNIVQSSQTEDLTLFKPTESSSYDLQDNALAAKFDSLWMKELVEAAPLYNEMYEEILVEPDTASTFVLDLPTDTLKMRLARLNAKTPFNVEYNKSLESVIKSFLTRKRGLMERMLTISQFYFPLFEQEFDNKNIPLEMKYLSIVESALNPKARSRVGATGLWQFMYGTGKEMKLNINSYVDERSDPIKSTAAAANYLNRLHRIYDDWDLALAAYNSGPGNVNKAIRRSGGQRNYWNIRRNLPRETAGYVPAFQATMYIFEYAEEHGLKTKIADRAYFETDTIHVKSLITFDQISELAAIDKEELKVLNPHYKLDVIPFIEGKPNALRLPVHKMGKFVANEKAIYAHVEKELKEKEGLVAEIEKQAEANSIRYRVRDGDFLGKIAERYGVRVSQLKQWNGLRSNNLRIGQRLTIYPRKNASSSVKPKETPSRTTVASNSKTHEVRSGDSLWTISRKYPGVTIENLRKWNGISGNNLKLGTKLKLCDCSS
- a CDS encoding DUF4837 family protein, which codes for MKKRILLCFMAILGLSIACKEEGKADYLPESVGAMNTLTVVIDNDLWNSSVGDAIRENYTAAAQGLTWDEALFSVTQIPQQIFSGAIRNTSSILYVMEDTLNVAHMKSNMYAKPQKVGVIKGLNKEELIANIHKTAPEFIADFKALEISKAQKRFEKSLNKEKALEDKFDISMKIPSIYRVGREEDNFVWIDRQIQKGNMNIIAYTMPWDSFQNDSTFVQDIIKMRDSIGGLYIGGEDIPGKQNHMITEKAFSPYVFPAEVSSKKAAEVRGIWEMSAYPMAGPFLTYIISDKENNRKLVLEGFVFAPATKKRDYMFELEAIMKSVQFDIKESSK
- a CDS encoding DUF6747 family protein → MEKITLVKEIYIEAFRNWKSFILEHYFKIFSWLCFILIAYAAYALIFRVSTGFSFSNL
- a CDS encoding OmpA family protein, with the protein product MRSVLNLFFLVFIVFAQAQGFQDELESEVSNNINNPVVSEDEENDKKNFQRAADALSIPYRAFYDIEEAENGYYVISGTFSKSKNLKSQVKKLSKKGFNAGYFQNPQNQLYYLYLNHYTSWEEALNDCSTEFNNRYDNEVWVLKMINNDIYSNNEATTVSKIDTTLELQTTPETNTVTDPIPVEDISYEMLSTSKENDPSAKTKQIKRADEYFDKMWYAEAAKIYEQALSKGEKAYSYDVLKKAGDAHYFNTDMENAYKWYNILYTKYESDMSSDYLFKYAHSLKGIGNYKRSKRLLKLYNRKLAGEEIVQNTERNEIVLDGLLRMEEKFDINNLSINSKYSEFSPMYYGGKEVVYASAKDSSIFTSRKYKWNNQPYLDLFVAKVNEESQDFKDAIKFSKKINTKYHEASVAFSPDNETMYFTRNNYGKKLRRDKNGINHLKIYRSKKVNDEWLEAEEVSFNSDNYSTGHPALSPDGKQLYFVSDMPGSIGETDIFVVDVLEDGSFSSPRNLGPEINTEHKEMFPFINDKKLYFSSDGHVGLGGLDVFEVAFDDEAGFLEVRNVGKPVNSSKDDFSFIVNEETQKGYFASNRDGGKGDDDIYSFKTLQLEEIPTSINAISGIVTELITGDLMPNALVELLDENNIKLKEMQTDENGSFIFEDLDADTRYVLKTTKGTYFDDTREAATKDNEIVNVDVSMRKLNDMIAVENGIKKLKTEMIHFDFDKSYIRTDAAVELDKLIEVMNDSPNMVIKIESHTDSRGAAAYNKYLSDKRAKSTRDYIISQGIDASRIESAIGYGEERLINECDGTVRCTEEQHYLNRRSEFIIVDM
- a CDS encoding twin-arginine translocase TatA/TatE family subunit encodes the protein MTILSTFLAIGAPQIILVVVVILLLFGGKKIPELMRGLGSGIKEFKDASKEDEQLEEKKNDQ
- a CDS encoding M23 family metallopeptidase; its protein translation is MAKKKVKKRKEIKRKLLHKYRLVILNESTFEEKISFKLSRLNVFVTGSLFMITLIGLTTLLIAFTPLREYIPGYSSTRLKKEATELTYKTDSLIRTLNYTNKYLDNIRMVLKGDIENNVVNRDSLFQQFKLDPASVDLNPIKEDSLLRAEVALEDKYNLFERTIDKKNLVLFTPVSGSVTMGFNPNEKHYAVDITAKTDSPVKAVANGTVIFSEWTADTGYVIIIEHEGGLLSVYKHNGSLSKYQGNIVRGGEVIAAVGNTGELTTGPHLHFEIWDNGTPIDPLNYIDFN